Part of the Labilibaculum antarcticum genome, AGTTTCAAATTCGATTTCGAACAAATGAAACGTTTTGGAATTCTCCCCAAACAACTTCCAAAGGGTAGCATCATAAGAAATCAGCCACCTCCAATTGTTCCCCAATACCAAACGTCATTATTCGTAATAATCATATTTGGTTTAATCATTGCAATCATTTTACGATACTCAAAATTGAAAAGGGAGCAGAATGAGGAAAAACTGATTCAGGAGAATGAAGAATTAGACCGAAGAGTAGCCAACAGGACAAAAGAAGTTGTATTCGCCAACGAAAAGCTGGAACTGCAGACGGAACAAATCATCAAACAAAATAAGGAACTGGAAGATCATAGATACAATCTGCTGGAACTTGTTAAGATTCGGACTGAAAATTTGGAAGAGGCAAATCTGGAACTGAAAAGCAGCAGAAACAGGCTTCTACGAATGCTTGATGCAAATTCAGACGGAGTTTGGGAGCATAATTTTGCCAACGATCAAACCTACATTAGTAAAATCATCTGGGATAAATTGGGCTATGAATCTGTAACCATTTCCAACACAAAAGATCTTCTCTGCAAATTGATTCATCCTGAAGATTTAATTATCATCAAACAAAAACACCGACAAAACAAACTGGGTTACAGCGCATTATTTATTGTAGAATTTAGAATATTCACAAAAAACAAGGACTGGATGTGGTTTAAAGCCAAAGGCCTAATTCTTGATTATGATGCAAGTGATAAACCATTAAACATTGTTGGCACACTAACCAATATTACACAGCGAAAAGAAGCCGAAAAAAAGATTCGAAGTGAAGAACAAAAATTGAGAGTCTCAGAAAAAAGATGGCGCTCTTTAATTGAACAAGCATCCGATGGAATATTAATTTACAATACCGATGGGAATATTCTGGATGCCAATTCAGCGGCATGCAATTGGCTGGGCTATTCAACCGATGAAATTCTTTCACTTAATTACAGCGAAATAGACTCGAGACACAGCAGTTCGGAATTGCATAATTATTGGCGAAAATTAAATGCATCCAATCCTTCTCTTACCTTTGAATCGGTACAAAAAAGAAAAAACGGAAGCAGTTTCCCTGTAGAAATTCATTTGAGCTTAATTGAACTGCAGGATAGCAAACTAATTCTATCTTTGGTGAATGATATCAGCCTGCGCCAGGAAACTGAGCGTAAAATATTGAATGCTGTAATTAATACTGAAGAGAGTGAACGCAAGCGATTCGCAACCGATTTGCATGATTCTATTGGCCCTTTACTTTCGAGCATCAACCTGTACCTGTCCTCATTAGACAAATTTGATTCGGAAGAAGAGAAAGGGAACATTATTAAAGCTTCGGTTGATGCAGTAAATGAGGCTTTGGTGAGTATTAAAGAAAT contains:
- a CDS encoding sensor histidine kinase; this translates as MAKYKLRMSNINHIFWKTSILLFFIFLFGFQASARKQRVLVLHSYHQGLNWTDNVSAGIQSVLGSEDNVELMFEYMDTKRNSNPEYLQEFAKLYGLKHLKNKFEAIIVSDNNALDFVRKYYSEFFKATPIIFCSIDKFSDNLIEGIAHVSGVTEEIDSQKTIEVALGLHPKATKLVVINDNQTQSAILNRNNIKSFWPNLKTDVELVFIENLLIDELVDQVKNLDPNSIIYLINFSRDKEGNFISYKENIEIIRKATKLPIYSSWEFYFNEGIVGGMLTSGYKEGELAAKIALQVLNGKEINEIPIVRSGYNSFKFDFEQMKRFGILPKQLPKGSIIRNQPPPIVPQYQTSLFVIIIFGLIIAIILRYSKLKREQNEEKLIQENEELDRRVANRTKEVVFANEKLELQTEQIIKQNKELEDHRYNLLELVKIRTENLEEANLELKSSRNRLLRMLDANSDGVWEHNFANDQTYISKIIWDKLGYESVTISNTKDLLCKLIHPEDLIIIKQKHRQNKLGYSALFIVEFRIFTKNKDWMWFKAKGLILDYDASDKPLNIVGTLTNITQRKEAEKKIRSEEQKLRVSEKRWRSLIEQASDGILIYNTDGNILDANSAACNWLGYSTDEILSLNYSEIDSRHSSSELHNYWRKLNASNPSLTFESVQKRKNGSSFPVEIHLSLIELQDSKLILSLVNDISLRQETERKILNAVINTEESERKRFATDLHDSIGPLLSSINLYLSSLDKFDSEEEKGNIIKASVDAVNEALVSIKEISNNLSPHILNDFGLDKAIRSFTNKINLSQTISISFYAENMEERINQQVEVVIFRVVSELINNTIKHAQATNIEINLSREGNLVSLIYIDNGIGFDAKAINAGTSTGMGLYNVFSRIRSLNGSHKIKSHPKRGGMMAVVEINL